One region of Chelonoidis abingdonii isolate Lonesome George chromosome 14, CheloAbing_2.0, whole genome shotgun sequence genomic DNA includes:
- the LOC116830101 gene encoding LOW QUALITY PROTEIN: olfactory receptor 6N1-like (The sequence of the model RefSeq protein was modified relative to this genomic sequence to represent the inferred CDS: deleted 2 bases in 1 codon), which translates to MADTCLGNQTAITKFILLGFRDIPDLKFFLFLLFLVIYIATVAGNILVMVLIVADQHLHTSMYFFLGNLSCLEICYTSTILPRMLAHLLTGDRTISVSGCITQIYFFGVLAATECYLLAAMSYDRYLAICKPLHYSALMNARFCLHLVAGSWLNGCLAATIFILFMLQLVFDGRNEIDNFYCDVIPVIKLACSDTRLMVLLDFILAGVFTLPPFLLTLTSYVCIITTILRIPSTTGRQKAFSTCSSHLIVVTIYYGTIVSVSMLPTLDTLSVLKKMLSLCYTVLTPLVNPLIYGLRNREVREALSKTYSKCGIQKNLQRFLDQSLRWRCSKLPKWFRQTAPTAIKLKLPLNMSALM; encoded by the exons ATGGCTGACACATGCTTGGGAAACCAAACGGCCATCACAAaattcatcctcctgggattCAGGGATATTCCTGACCTGAaattttttctcttcctgctgttccTAGTGATCTACATTGCAACGGTGGCAGGAAACATCCTTGTTATGGTGCTAATTGTGgctgatcagcaccttcacacctccatgtacttcttcctggggaacttgtctTGCTTGGAGATTTGCTACAcctccaccatcctgcccaggATGCTGGCCCATCTCCTAACTGGAGACAGAACCATCTCAGTCAGTGGCTGTATCACACAAATTTACTTCTTTGGTGTTCTGGCAGCTACAGAATGCTATCTGTTAGCAGCAATGTCTTATGATCGGTATTTAGCTATATGTAAACCCTTGCACTATTCAGCTCTGATGAATGCCAGATTTTGCCTCCACTTGGTGGCTGGGTCCTGGTTAAATGGTTGTTTGGCTGCAACCATCTTCATATTATTCATGTTACAGTTAGTATTCGATGGCCGGAATGAAATAGACAATTTCTACTGTGATGTCATCCCAGTGATTAAACTTGCCTGCAGTGACACACGTCTGATGGTGTTGCTGGATTTTATCCTAGCAGGTGTATTCACCCTGCCTCCGTTCTTACTAACCCTGACATCCTATGTTTGTATCATCACCACcatcctgagaatcccttccACCACCGGGAGGCAgaaggccttttccacctgctcctctcacctcattgtggtgacAATTTACTATGGGACCATAGTGAGTGTCTCCATGCTACCAACACTTGATACACTGAGTGTGCTAAAGAAAATGCTCTCTCTTTGCTATACGGTCCTGACTCCCCTGGTGAACCCTCTCATCTATGgcctgagaaacagagaggtcAGGGAAGCCTTGAGCAAAACATACAGTAAA TGTGGCATTCAGAAAAATCTGCAGAGATTCCTAGATCAATCACTGAGGTGGAGATGTTCAAAGCTGCCCAAGTGGTTTAGGCAAACAGCCCCCACTGCAATTAAGTTGAAATTACCATTGAATATGTCAGCGctgatgtga